A stretch of the Danio rerio strain Tuebingen ecotype United States chromosome 18, GRCz12tu, whole genome shotgun sequence genome encodes the following:
- the LOC137488235 gene encoding uncharacterized protein isoform X1: MLTTAQWTQSRSTQTKTKSNMMTSNNTRRLFQRFSKYQGLAVVLDEEKDALFRASPAAFKVSKTASENNQISQVKSVSPKDTFSGNDGVSVVVFLHESDGVSETFLCSETDTSFPTNRVSVMDTFSEIDSFSQIEGVAPVNTFSDTDDVSPTDDVPPMDTFYETEAVSLIDGVPLTHTVSETDTIDSVTHHNQYPPNTSKMYSYFEYRKKKADPTNTRRLIQRFSEYQGLAFVLDEEEDALFRASPAFKVSKTASETNQISQIESVSPKDTFSENDDVSVVEDVAPVDTFSETDDVSSTVGVPPMDTCYETDSVYQIDGVPSRDTVSETDAVSQIDRVPVMHCKKAN; encoded by the exons ATGTTGACAACAGCTCAATGGACCCAGAGCAGATCAACACAGACAAAGACAA AATCAAATATGATGACCAGCAACAACACAAGAAGATTGTTCCAGCGGTTCTCCAAATATCAAG GACTTGCAGTTGTACTTGATGAGGAGAAGGACGCTCTATTCAGAGCTAGTCCAGCCGCTTTCAAAG TGTCTAAGACTGCCTCTGAGAATAACCAGATTTCTCAGGTCAAGAGTGTTTCTCCAAAAGACACTTTCTCTGGGAATGACGGTGTCTCTGTGGTAGTTTTCCTACATGAGAGTGATGGTGTCTCTGAGACATTTCTTTGCTCTGAGACTGACACCTCCTTTCCGACAAACCGTGTCTCTGTGATGGACACCTTCTCTGAGATTGACTCTTTCTCTCAGATTGAAGGTGTTGCTCCAGTGAACACTTTCTCTGATACTGATGATGTCTCTCCAACAGATGATGTTCCTCCAATGGACACCTTTTATGAAACTGAAGCTGTCTCTCTGATTGATGGTGTGCCTTTAACGCACACTGTCTCTGAGACGGACACT ATTGACTCTGTCACACATCACAACCAATACCCACCCAACACAAGTAAAATGTACTCTTACTTCGAGTATCGCAAGAAAAAGGCTGACCCTACAAACACAAGAAGACTGATTCAGCGTTTTTCTGAATATCAAG GACTTGCATTTGTTCTTGATGAGGAAGAAGATGCTCTATTCAGGGCGAGTCCAGCTTTCAAAG TGTCTAAGACTGCCTCTGAGACCAACCAGATTTCTCAGATTGAGAGTGTTTCTCCAAAAGATACTTTCTCTGAGAATGACGATGTCTCTGTGGTTGAAGATGTTGCTCCAGTGGACACTTTCTCTGAGACTGATGATGTCTCTTCAACTGTTGGTGTTCCTCCAATGGACACCTGTTATGAAACTGACTCTGTCTATCAGATTGATGGTGTGCCTTCAAGGGACACTGTCTCTGAGACTGACGCTGTCTCTCAGATTGATAGAGTTCctgtaatgcactgtaaaaaagccAACTAA
- the LOC137488235 gene encoding uncharacterized protein isoform X4, whose translation MMTSNNTRRLFQRFSKYQGLAVVLDEEKDALFRASPAAFKDDVPPMDTFYETEAVSLIDGVPLTHTVSETDTIDSVTHHNQYPPNTSKMYSYFEYRKKKADPTNTRRLIQRFSEYQGLAFVLDEEEDALFRASPAFKVSKTASETNQISQIESVSPKDTFSENDDVSVVEDVAPVDTFSETDDVSSTVGVPPMDTCYETDSVYQIDGVPSRDTVSETDAVSQIDRVPVMHCKKAN comes from the exons ATGATGACCAGCAACAACACAAGAAGATTGTTCCAGCGGTTCTCCAAATATCAAG GACTTGCAGTTGTACTTGATGAGGAGAAGGACGCTCTATTCAGAGCTAGTCCAGCCGCTTTCAAAG ATGATGTTCCTCCAATGGACACCTTTTATGAAACTGAAGCTGTCTCTCTGATTGATGGTGTGCCTTTAACGCACACTGTCTCTGAGACGGACACT ATTGACTCTGTCACACATCACAACCAATACCCACCCAACACAAGTAAAATGTACTCTTACTTCGAGTATCGCAAGAAAAAGGCTGACCCTACAAACACAAGAAGACTGATTCAGCGTTTTTCTGAATATCAAG GACTTGCATTTGTTCTTGATGAGGAAGAAGATGCTCTATTCAGGGCGAGTCCAGCTTTCAAAG TGTCTAAGACTGCCTCTGAGACCAACCAGATTTCTCAGATTGAGAGTGTTTCTCCAAAAGATACTTTCTCTGAGAATGACGATGTCTCTGTGGTTGAAGATGTTGCTCCAGTGGACACTTTCTCTGAGACTGATGATGTCTCTTCAACTGTTGGTGTTCCTCCAATGGACACCTGTTATGAAACTGACTCTGTCTATCAGATTGATGGTGTGCCTTCAAGGGACACTGTCTCTGAGACTGACGCTGTCTCTCAGATTGATAGAGTTCctgtaatgcactgtaaaaaagccAACTAA
- the LOC137488235 gene encoding uncharacterized protein isoform X2: protein MMTSNNTRRLFQRFSKYQGLAVVLDEEKDALFRASPAAFKVSKTASENNQISQVKSVSPKDTFSGNDGVSVVVFLHESDGVSETFLCSETDTSFPTNRVSVMDTFSEIDSFSQIEGVAPVNTFSDTDDVSPTDDVPPMDTFYETEAVSLIDGVPLTHTVSETDTIDSVTHHNQYPPNTSKMYSYFEYRKKKADPTNTRRLIQRFSEYQGLAFVLDEEEDALFRASPAFKVSKTASETNQISQIESVSPKDTFSENDDVSVVEDVAPVDTFSETDDVSSTVGVPPMDTCYETDSVYQIDGVPSRDTVSETDAVSQIDRVPVMHCKKAN from the exons ATGATGACCAGCAACAACACAAGAAGATTGTTCCAGCGGTTCTCCAAATATCAAG GACTTGCAGTTGTACTTGATGAGGAGAAGGACGCTCTATTCAGAGCTAGTCCAGCCGCTTTCAAAG TGTCTAAGACTGCCTCTGAGAATAACCAGATTTCTCAGGTCAAGAGTGTTTCTCCAAAAGACACTTTCTCTGGGAATGACGGTGTCTCTGTGGTAGTTTTCCTACATGAGAGTGATGGTGTCTCTGAGACATTTCTTTGCTCTGAGACTGACACCTCCTTTCCGACAAACCGTGTCTCTGTGATGGACACCTTCTCTGAGATTGACTCTTTCTCTCAGATTGAAGGTGTTGCTCCAGTGAACACTTTCTCTGATACTGATGATGTCTCTCCAACAGATGATGTTCCTCCAATGGACACCTTTTATGAAACTGAAGCTGTCTCTCTGATTGATGGTGTGCCTTTAACGCACACTGTCTCTGAGACGGACACT ATTGACTCTGTCACACATCACAACCAATACCCACCCAACACAAGTAAAATGTACTCTTACTTCGAGTATCGCAAGAAAAAGGCTGACCCTACAAACACAAGAAGACTGATTCAGCGTTTTTCTGAATATCAAG GACTTGCATTTGTTCTTGATGAGGAAGAAGATGCTCTATTCAGGGCGAGTCCAGCTTTCAAAG TGTCTAAGACTGCCTCTGAGACCAACCAGATTTCTCAGATTGAGAGTGTTTCTCCAAAAGATACTTTCTCTGAGAATGACGATGTCTCTGTGGTTGAAGATGTTGCTCCAGTGGACACTTTCTCTGAGACTGATGATGTCTCTTCAACTGTTGGTGTTCCTCCAATGGACACCTGTTATGAAACTGACTCTGTCTATCAGATTGATGGTGTGCCTTCAAGGGACACTGTCTCTGAGACTGACGCTGTCTCTCAGATTGATAGAGTTCctgtaatgcactgtaaaaaagccAACTAA
- the LOC137488235 gene encoding uncharacterized protein isoform X3, with product MLTTAQWTQSRSTQTKTKSNMMTSNNTRRLFQRFSKYQGLAVVLDEEKDALFRASPAAFKDDVPPMDTFYETEAVSLIDGVPLTHTVSETDTIDSVTHHNQYPPNTSKMYSYFEYRKKKADPTNTRRLIQRFSEYQGLAFVLDEEEDALFRASPAFKVSKTASETNQISQIESVSPKDTFSENDDVSVVEDVAPVDTFSETDDVSSTVGVPPMDTCYETDSVYQIDGVPSRDTVSETDAVSQIDRVPVMHCKKAN from the exons ATGTTGACAACAGCTCAATGGACCCAGAGCAGATCAACACAGACAAAGACAA AATCAAATATGATGACCAGCAACAACACAAGAAGATTGTTCCAGCGGTTCTCCAAATATCAAG GACTTGCAGTTGTACTTGATGAGGAGAAGGACGCTCTATTCAGAGCTAGTCCAGCCGCTTTCAAAG ATGATGTTCCTCCAATGGACACCTTTTATGAAACTGAAGCTGTCTCTCTGATTGATGGTGTGCCTTTAACGCACACTGTCTCTGAGACGGACACT ATTGACTCTGTCACACATCACAACCAATACCCACCCAACACAAGTAAAATGTACTCTTACTTCGAGTATCGCAAGAAAAAGGCTGACCCTACAAACACAAGAAGACTGATTCAGCGTTTTTCTGAATATCAAG GACTTGCATTTGTTCTTGATGAGGAAGAAGATGCTCTATTCAGGGCGAGTCCAGCTTTCAAAG TGTCTAAGACTGCCTCTGAGACCAACCAGATTTCTCAGATTGAGAGTGTTTCTCCAAAAGATACTTTCTCTGAGAATGACGATGTCTCTGTGGTTGAAGATGTTGCTCCAGTGGACACTTTCTCTGAGACTGATGATGTCTCTTCAACTGTTGGTGTTCCTCCAATGGACACCTGTTATGAAACTGACTCTGTCTATCAGATTGATGGTGTGCCTTCAAGGGACACTGTCTCTGAGACTGACGCTGTCTCTCAGATTGATAGAGTTCctgtaatgcactgtaaaaaagccAACTAA